From one Solanum lycopersicum chromosome 12, SLM_r2.1 genomic stretch:
- the LOC138340432 gene encoding uncharacterized protein, producing MKDLDFTISPHLSDLLDEEDEELEQSRREQNEKEWMSLCRIADIIKPHLNYNDGVGAHKPCNERYLPFFKDCIGALDGTHVKARLPQDQQIPYIGRKGYPTQNILAVVDFNMCFTFAWAEWEGAAHDSRIFGEALRRKELNFPHPLGNKYYLVDAGYAHMKGYMAPYKGDNVRYHLPDFRRGATSQLREPRGHIEKFNYMHSSCRNIVERTFGVWKARWSILRDMPYYNIDTQRDIVLATMAIHNYIKQKCNVDDAFQTAEDERYIPSVDSEFGSSSNTNDEENNMEEQNDTYWTGLRDMIANEIGNV from the exons ATGAAGGATTTGGACTTTACCATATCACCTCATTTAAGTGATTTGttagatgaagaagatgaagaactAGAACAAAGTAGGAGAGAGCAAAACGAGAAAGAATGGATGTCTCTATGCCGGATAGCAG ACATTATTAAACCACATTTGAATTATAATGATGGTGTTGGAGCTCACAAGCCATGTAACGAGCGATATTTGCCTTTTTTTAAG GATTGTATTGGAGCACTTGATGGCACACATGTCAAAGCTAGATTGCCACAAGATCAACAAATACCTTATATTGGACGCAAAGGTTATCCGACTCAAAATATTCTTGCCGTTGTGGATTTTAATATGTGTTTTACATTTGCATGGGCTGAGTGGGAAGGAGCGGCTCATGATAGTCGTATATTTGGTGAGGCTCTTCGTAGAAAAGAACTTAACTTTCCACATCCTTTAGgaaacaaatattatttagtGGATGCAGGATATGCACATATGAAGGGATATATGGCTCCATACAAAGGAGACAATGTGAGATATCATCTTCCCGACTTTCGTCGTGGTGCAACAAGTCAATTGCGTGAGCCAAGAGGACacattgaaaaatttaattatatgcatTCTTCATGTAGAAATATAGTAGAGCGTACATTTGGTGTTTGGAAAGCAAGGTGGTCTATTTTGCGAGATATGCCTTATTATAATATTGATACTCAAAGGGACATCGTACTTGCTACTATGGCCATTCACAattatatcaaacaaaaatgcaatgtggATGATGCATTTCAAACGGCTGAGGATGAGAGATATATTCCATCAGTTGACTCCGAATTTGGCTCAAGTTCAAACACTAACGATGAAGAAAACAACATGGAAGAACAAAATGATACTTATTGGACGGGACTTCGTGACATGATTGCTAATGAAATTGGTAACGTTTGA